The Filimonas lacunae genomic sequence ACACTCCCTCCGGTAGTATTTTCACTGTAGCATTACCTCATGTCAATACCAGCACTCAGCATTAGTTAACTTCAATAAAAAGCCCCACCTGGTTCAGGTGGGGCTTTATTACAATAGCTGTAAGCTTATTTTTTCTTGTCATCTTTAGAAGCAGCAGCTTCTTCTTGTTTCAACTGACGAGTCATTACTACTGAAGCAACCGGGATACGAGGTGAGTTCATCACTTCCATGTTGTCAGCTTTAACATCTTCAACACGGATGTTACCGTTCAGTTCCAGTGTAGTGATATCTACCTCAATATTCTCTTTCAGGAATTTAGGTAAAGTTTTCACTTTCAGCGCTGTCAGTTTGGTAATTAACTTACCACCTGCTTTTACACCTGCTGAAGTACCAACGAATTTCAAAGGCAATGTAGCCACAACTGGCTTGTCACCTACTAATTCCAGTAAATCAACGTGAATTAAAGAATCAGATACTTTGTCGAATTGCAGATCTTTCAGAATGCACTGATAAGATTTGCCATCCACTTTCACTTCTGCCAATTGGAATTCACCGGTATACACCAAAGGTTTGAAAGCTTTGGCTGGAGCATTAAAATTAATCTCCTTAGCACCCCCGTAAATTACACCTGGCACTGATTCCTGAGAGCGAAGCTGGCGGGTGGCTTTTTTGCCGAATTCGGTCCTCAGTTGTCCTTCGATTGTAATTGTTTTCATTTTATGATTGTTTAATTGACTACTACTTTTTCAACTGCGAATGAATAAATAAGCTGGTAATGCTTTTATTTTCATAAGCGTTTCTGATAGCTATTGCAAAAAGATCTGCTACACTTAATGATCTGATACGACTGCTCTCTTTTCTGAGAGGAATAGTATCACACACTATCAACTCTTCCAATACGCTATTTTCGATATTCTCGTATGCCTTGCCGCTCAGGATAGGATGCGTACATAAAGCTCTTACACTTCTGGCTCCTTTTTCCTTTAATAGGCCGGCAGCTTTTGCTAAAGTCCCACCAGTATCACAAATATCATCTATCAGGATAATATCCCTGTCTTTCACTTCTCCAATAACCACCATGCTGGCAATTTCATTGGCACGTTTCCTATGCTTATCACAGATAACCATTTCAGCGTTAAAATAGCTGGCTATTTCACGCACTCTGTTGGTACTGCCTACGTCAGGGGCCGCAAAGGTAAGGTTTTCCAG encodes the following:
- a CDS encoding 50S ribosomal protein L25 — encoded protein: MKTITIEGQLRTEFGKKATRQLRSQESVPGVIYGGAKEINFNAPAKAFKPLVYTGEFQLAEVKVDGKSYQCILKDLQFDKVSDSLIHVDLLELVGDKPVVATLPLKFVGTSAGVKAGGKLITKLTALKVKTLPKFLKENIEVDITTLELNGNIRVEDVKADNMEVMNSPRIPVASVVMTRQLKQEEAAASKDDKKK